A window of Exiguobacterium sp. FSL W8-0210 contains these coding sequences:
- a CDS encoding S8 family serine peptidase, producing MKKKIALMAAVLMMSSNLVSAQGALSSQDKATGQKPQALSLKKSGQEKHYKQSDKVRVVIEMEEKPAIQIAQAQNKRYSTLSNAEKESIKDRLVNVQKSVKSAIAKKAIPVTYKESFTTVINGFSGEVKFGDIEDIKQLSGVKSVHIAHEYARPEVAKGAKPDMLYSKDMVNAKETWQDYGFKGEGTIVAVIDTGIDPSHKDMVLSPETKIDLTSSKVDSAKETKGLKGRYFTEKVPYGYNYADHDSEIRDLGAGASMHGMHVAGTVGANGDEANGGIKGVAPETQLLAMKVFGNDPGMPSTFSDIYIKAIDDAIALGADVINMSLGSTASFVNADDPEQRAIVNAMNNGILCAISAGNSAFAGHGAGNPYTANPDIGVVGAPGLTSQALQVASLENTKLTLEGMALTIDGQDAGYLAYQKQDSPNPIAVFDKEKKDVVYVGDGQASNYEGKDVKGKVVFVVRNGGFNYGMIQAEAEKQGAAGVIVRGRVDHGDYVSMALNNPTIPLVTLSIADGNDLEAKAKEGKAIAVTFDGKAVSTDNPVAGQMSDFTSWGVTPSLDFKPEITAPGGKIYSTLNDNEYGVMSGTSMAAPHVAGGTALVMQRIAKDFKVTGATRVKLAKNILMNTSRPQLDQGKYNAELKTGNFYSPRREGAGLMDLRAAMKTPVVITETKSGEGKASLKEVGEKFTFTLDLKNYSNEKVTYKLAGTVQSDLGAQGSNFLEANGIFKKGTIGTVDANIGTYPISFAVGSKKASSVSINPKSSTKVSVSVDLKNTTDWANELPLEQVFKNGYFVEGFVRLIDTKSKNPELTVPYVGFKGKWDQAPILDAPLYDKNNTFYGLTGLATEVKDDFKFLGTNAAGKVVANKVSFSPNNDGSADEAFPIISFLRNAKKVEYSILDRNKTTLQKLDMQTDVVKNYYDSGSEDGYTPVTSAAWDGTINGKPVKDGLYYYKVKSVIDYPNAKWQSNLFPVYVDTKKPAATVKWDASKSTLSWTAGDQGTGVASYDILVNGKSVLKQPLAATEKAYTLTDLPERAKIAFVVKDYAGNSVKKDVNTTGVDKAVPNVQIDTPVALGLATSKVINIVGHVSDESGIKSFKINGKSVKLRFDAAQQNYAFSHDVTYTTDGVKSFKVEAYDGKGNRVAFSRQVIIDTELPTIRVTAPKTVSSKTKTAEMKIVLRDNYSELRFDFNGSAEYRRTFKEPYEMKAFKKTITKKVTLKKGKNTYNLKLKDLGGHVVTKTVVITKK from the coding sequence ATGAAGAAGAAGATTGCACTTATGGCAGCCGTCTTAATGATGTCTTCCAATCTAGTCAGTGCGCAAGGTGCACTGTCGTCGCAAGACAAAGCAACGGGTCAAAAACCGCAGGCGCTCTCGCTGAAGAAATCGGGGCAAGAGAAGCACTACAAACAATCGGATAAAGTCCGTGTCGTCATCGAGATGGAAGAGAAGCCGGCGATTCAAATCGCCCAGGCTCAAAACAAGCGGTATAGCACATTGAGCAATGCCGAAAAAGAGTCGATCAAAGATCGCCTCGTCAACGTCCAAAAATCAGTCAAGTCAGCCATCGCTAAAAAGGCGATTCCCGTTACATATAAGGAAAGCTTCACAACCGTCATCAACGGATTCAGTGGTGAAGTCAAGTTCGGGGACATCGAAGACATTAAACAACTGAGCGGAGTCAAGAGCGTACATATCGCCCATGAGTATGCGCGTCCGGAAGTTGCTAAAGGTGCAAAGCCAGACATGCTGTACAGCAAGGACATGGTCAATGCGAAGGAAACATGGCAGGACTATGGTTTTAAAGGGGAAGGAACAATCGTTGCCGTCATCGATACAGGAATCGATCCATCACATAAGGACATGGTCTTGAGCCCAGAGACGAAGATTGATTTGACTTCTTCGAAAGTCGATAGTGCGAAAGAAACAAAAGGCTTAAAAGGAAGGTACTTCACGGAAAAAGTACCGTACGGCTATAACTATGCCGATCACGATAGCGAAATCCGTGATTTAGGTGCGGGCGCATCGATGCACGGGATGCACGTCGCGGGTACGGTCGGAGCAAACGGCGATGAAGCAAACGGTGGTATCAAAGGGGTCGCTCCGGAAACACAGCTCCTCGCGATGAAAGTCTTCGGAAACGATCCAGGAATGCCATCGACATTCAGCGATATCTACATTAAAGCAATTGATGATGCGATTGCACTCGGAGCCGATGTCATCAACATGAGTCTCGGTTCGACGGCATCGTTCGTCAATGCAGATGATCCAGAACAACGCGCAATCGTCAACGCGATGAACAACGGCATCTTGTGTGCGATTTCTGCTGGTAACTCGGCGTTTGCAGGTCATGGTGCGGGTAATCCATATACAGCAAACCCGGATATCGGTGTCGTTGGTGCACCAGGATTGACGAGCCAGGCGCTCCAAGTCGCGTCACTCGAAAATACGAAATTGACGCTTGAAGGCATGGCGCTGACGATCGACGGTCAGGATGCCGGTTATTTGGCATACCAAAAACAAGATTCGCCGAATCCGATTGCCGTCTTCGATAAAGAGAAGAAGGATGTCGTGTATGTCGGTGACGGTCAAGCTTCGAACTATGAAGGTAAAGACGTCAAAGGGAAAGTCGTCTTCGTCGTGCGTAACGGTGGTTTCAACTACGGTATGATCCAAGCAGAAGCTGAGAAGCAAGGGGCAGCAGGTGTCATCGTCCGCGGTCGAGTCGATCACGGGGATTACGTCAGCATGGCGCTCAACAATCCGACGATTCCACTCGTCACGCTTAGCATCGCGGACGGGAATGATCTCGAAGCAAAAGCAAAAGAGGGCAAGGCAATCGCAGTGACATTTGACGGAAAAGCGGTCTCAACCGATAACCCGGTCGCAGGACAAATGTCTGACTTCACGTCATGGGGTGTCACGCCAAGCCTTGACTTCAAGCCAGAAATCACGGCACCAGGTGGGAAAATCTATTCGACGCTTAATGATAACGAGTATGGCGTCATGAGCGGTACATCGATGGCAGCACCACACGTCGCTGGTGGAACAGCACTCGTCATGCAACGGATTGCGAAGGACTTCAAAGTCACTGGTGCAACACGCGTTAAACTCGCCAAAAACATCTTGATGAATACATCGCGTCCGCAACTCGATCAAGGAAAATACAACGCAGAACTGAAAACAGGCAACTTCTACTCCCCACGTCGTGAGGGAGCTGGACTGATGGATCTTCGTGCTGCGATGAAGACACCAGTCGTCATCACAGAGACAAAGTCAGGTGAAGGCAAGGCATCCTTGAAGGAAGTCGGCGAGAAGTTCACATTCACGCTTGATTTAAAAAACTACAGCAATGAAAAAGTGACGTATAAGCTAGCGGGAACGGTTCAATCAGATCTCGGTGCACAAGGATCGAACTTCCTTGAAGCAAATGGAATCTTCAAAAAAGGAACGATTGGTACGGTAGATGCCAACATAGGCACATACCCGATCTCATTTGCAGTCGGCTCGAAGAAAGCGAGTTCAGTCTCGATTAATCCGAAGAGCTCAACGAAAGTCAGCGTGTCAGTCGATTTGAAGAACACGACTGACTGGGCGAACGAGCTTCCGCTTGAACAAGTCTTTAAAAACGGCTACTTCGTCGAAGGATTCGTCCGTCTGATCGATACGAAGAGCAAAAATCCAGAACTGACAGTTCCTTATGTTGGATTCAAAGGAAAATGGGATCAAGCTCCGATTTTAGATGCACCATTGTACGATAAAAACAACACGTTCTACGGATTGACAGGTCTAGCGACTGAAGTGAAGGATGATTTCAAATTCCTTGGTACGAATGCCGCTGGAAAAGTTGTCGCGAACAAAGTCTCGTTCTCACCGAACAACGACGGTAGCGCAGATGAAGCTTTCCCGATCATCTCATTCCTTCGAAATGCGAAAAAAGTCGAGTATTCGATTCTTGACCGGAATAAAACAACACTTCAGAAGCTTGATATGCAAACGGACGTCGTCAAGAACTACTATGATAGCGGTTCAGAGGACGGATACACACCAGTCACAAGCGCAGCTTGGGACGGAACAATCAACGGGAAACCGGTCAAGGATGGTCTTTACTACTACAAAGTCAAATCCGTGATCGATTATCCGAATGCAAAATGGCAGTCGAACCTCTTCCCAGTCTATGTCGATACGAAAAAACCAGCGGCAACCGTGAAATGGGATGCGTCGAAATCAACGCTCTCATGGACAGCAGGTGACCAAGGAACAGGTGTCGCGTCATACGATATCCTCGTCAATGGTAAGAGTGTCTTGAAACAGCCGCTTGCTGCAACAGAAAAAGCGTACACGTTGACGGATCTTCCAGAGCGCGCGAAGATTGCCTTCGTCGTGAAGGATTATGCAGGAAACAGTGTGAAAAAAGACGTCAACACGACAGGTGTCGATAAAGCGGTACCGAACGTTCAAATCGATACACCGGTCGCACTTGGTCTTGCGACATCAAAAGTCATCAACATCGTGGGTCATGTCTCTGATGAATCAGGCATCAAATCGTTCAAGATCAACGGAAAATCCGTTAAATTACGTTTCGATGCAGCCCAACAGAACTATGCGTTCAGTCATGACGTGACGTACACGACGGATGGCGTCAAGTCATTCAAGGTTGAAGCATACGATGGTAAAGGAAACCGTGTGGCGTTCAGTCGTCAAGTCATCATCGACACAGAATTACCGACGATTCGCGTCACTGCGCCAAAAACCGTCTCAAGCAAAACAAAAACAGCCGAGATGAAGATCGTTCTTCGCGATAACTACAGCGAATTACGCTTTGACTTCAATGGTAGCGCGGAATACCGCCGGACGTTCAAAGAGCCGTACGAGATGAAAGCCTTCAAAAAGACGATCACGAAAAAAGTGACGCTCAAGAAGGGGAAAAACACGTACAACTTGAAACTGAAGGATCTCGGTGGACACGTTGTTACGAAAACAGTCGTCATCACGAAAAAATAA
- the tatC gene encoding twin-arginine translocase subunit TatC, with the protein MAIDQEQSVTSHLDELRKRIVWSLIIVVVLFAVAFPLVRPLVRFLQADLKELGIGLNAFNVADPLMLYLNLAFIIAIVLASPFWMYQLWAFVRPGLYDKEQKATLTYIPVIFFLFLAGVAFSYFWLLPFLLKVSTELGKELGIEQVIGVENYFSFLIRLTIPFGLLFQLPVVTMFLTRLGLVTPYFMRKNRKYAYFALFVVAALIAPPDVTSHLMISVPLFVLYEISILISARTYKKVLILEQQAELERQADLMRELNK; encoded by the coding sequence ATGGCGATTGATCAAGAACAAAGCGTGACGTCGCACCTTGACGAACTCCGAAAGCGGATCGTCTGGTCGCTTATCATCGTCGTCGTCCTGTTCGCTGTCGCATTTCCACTCGTCCGACCGCTCGTCCGCTTCTTGCAAGCGGACTTAAAAGAACTCGGCATTGGTTTGAATGCCTTCAACGTCGCCGATCCTTTAATGCTGTATTTAAATCTTGCATTCATTATCGCAATCGTTCTGGCATCGCCGTTCTGGATGTACCAACTTTGGGCATTCGTTCGCCCTGGACTTTACGATAAGGAGCAAAAAGCGACATTGACGTATATTCCGGTCATCTTCTTTCTATTTTTGGCTGGTGTAGCCTTCTCGTACTTTTGGTTGCTACCTTTCTTATTAAAAGTATCAACTGAACTAGGAAAAGAATTGGGAATCGAACAAGTCATTGGAGTGGAGAACTACTTCAGTTTCTTAATCCGATTGACGATTCCGTTCGGTCTTCTTTTCCAATTGCCGGTCGTGACGATGTTCCTGACACGTCTGGGTCTCGTGACGCCATATTTCATGCGAAAGAATCGGAAATATGCGTACTTTGCGCTGTTCGTCGTTGCGGCATTGATCGCACCGCCGGACGTGACGTCACACTTGATGATCTCGGTGCCATTGTTCGTTCTCTATGAGATCAGCATCTTGATTTCTGCGCGAACGTACAAAAAGGTCTTGATCCTCGAGCAACAGGCAGAGCTTGAACGACAGGCGGATTTGATGCGTGAATTGAATAAATGA
- a CDS encoding twin-arginine translocase TatA/TatE family subunit, whose product MENLIPSTIAFIGPGSLALIGVVALIIFGPKKLPELGRAAGQTLKEFKSATNGIMDDDKKDEPKEK is encoded by the coding sequence ATGGAAAACCTTATCCCGTCAACTATAGCGTTCATCGGACCAGGCAGTTTAGCACTGATCGGTGTCGTCGCATTGATCATTTTTGGACCGAAGAAGTTACCTGAACTTGGTCGTGCTGCGGGTCAGACATTGAAAGAGTTCAAGAGCGCCACGAACGGCATCATGGACGACGATAAAAAGGATGAACCGAAAGAGAAGTGA
- a CDS encoding redox-sensing transcriptional repressor Rex, whose product MNGPDTKIPQATAKRLPLYYRFIQSLYNSGKLRVSSAELSEAVKVDSATIRRDFSYFGALGKKGYGYNVQHLLTFFRKTLNQDEVTNVALIGVGHLGTAFANYNFLKNNSTRIVVAFDADEEKVGTTTHDVPIYHVSDMKEQIEANQVDVAILTVPSQFAQSVADELVEYGVTGILNFTPARLNVPASVRVHHIDLSIELQSLVYFMKHYSQSAEGVKA is encoded by the coding sequence ATGAATGGACCAGACACAAAAATTCCACAAGCGACAGCAAAACGGTTGCCGCTATATTATCGCTTCATCCAAAGTTTATACAATTCAGGCAAGCTCCGCGTCTCTTCTGCTGAGTTAAGCGAGGCGGTGAAGGTTGATTCAGCAACGATTCGTCGCGATTTTTCCTACTTTGGGGCATTAGGGAAGAAGGGGTATGGATACAACGTTCAACATCTCTTAACGTTTTTCCGCAAAACCTTGAATCAAGATGAGGTGACGAATGTTGCTTTAATCGGGGTCGGTCATCTCGGAACAGCGTTTGCAAATTATAACTTTTTAAAGAATAATAGTACTCGGATAGTCGTTGCGTTTGATGCGGACGAAGAGAAGGTCGGAACAACGACGCATGACGTTCCAATCTATCATGTTTCGGACATGAAAGAACAAATCGAAGCGAATCAGGTCGATGTTGCCATCTTGACGGTTCCATCCCAGTTCGCGCAGTCAGTAGCGGATGAGTTAGTCGAGTATGGTGTGACAGGCATCCTGAACTTTACGCCTGCACGGTTGAACGTGCCAGCGAGCGTCCGGGTCCATCACATTGATTTATCGATCGAGTTGCAGTCGTTAGTTTATTTCATGAAGCATTATTCGCAATCAGCTGAAGGAGTGAAAGCATAA
- a CDS encoding ABC-F family ATP-binding cassette domain-containing protein, with protein sequence MILLQVNQLSKSFGVEPILENIKLEVQERDRIALVGRNGAGKSTLLKIIAGELSHDSGDIMKGKDVKIGYLAQDSGLESNETIWNEMLTVFEHLQEQERTLRRMEIEMGMEHILNDPVAYDRLLKTYDQAQHDFSEAGGYQFEANIRSVLHGMRFYPDDYSRRIQTLSGGQRTRLALAKMLLQAPELLILDEPTNHLDIDTLAWLESYLGGYRGAVLIVSHDRYFLDQVVNVVYELSRNVCRKFTGNYTKYLEQKAVLYDQEMKQFEQQQEEIAKMQDFIQRNIARATTTKRAQSVRKRLEKVDRLDRPDGDERSTVLSFPIEKQSGNDVLQVNQLAIGYEEAVSKDITFRLQRGESLALVGPNGIGKSTLLKVLVGRLRPLFGDFRFGTGVSIGYYDQEQAELNDRNRVIDEIWNEWPLMREQEVRSVLGQFLFSGDDVFKIVHELSGGERGRLALAKLKLRKTNVLVLDEPTNHLDLDSKMVLENALVDYEGTLLFVSHDRYFIDRIATRVIEMSEAGVTEYLGDYSYYTEKKAEQEEIARLEAEEAKAAKVTASKTIDKEAQKEEKKRRQQIEQLEQDIERLEQRSAEIEQLLCEPEVFNDIPKATALSAERDQIDVDLLELMERWENQH encoded by the coding sequence ATGATACTCTTACAAGTCAACCAACTCTCGAAATCATTCGGCGTCGAGCCGATTTTAGAAAATATCAAATTGGAAGTACAAGAGCGCGACCGCATTGCGCTCGTCGGACGAAACGGTGCCGGTAAATCGACCTTGCTCAAAATCATTGCTGGCGAACTCAGTCATGACTCGGGCGACATCATGAAAGGCAAGGATGTCAAAATTGGTTATCTCGCGCAAGACAGTGGTCTCGAATCGAATGAGACGATCTGGAACGAGATGCTGACCGTCTTCGAACATCTACAAGAACAAGAACGGACATTGCGCCGGATGGAAATCGAAATGGGCATGGAGCATATCTTGAACGACCCGGTCGCGTACGATCGTCTCTTGAAGACGTATGATCAAGCGCAACACGACTTCTCAGAAGCAGGTGGTTATCAGTTCGAAGCGAATATCCGCTCCGTTTTGCACGGCATGCGCTTTTATCCGGATGATTACTCGCGCCGGATTCAGACATTATCCGGTGGTCAACGGACACGGCTTGCCTTAGCGAAGATGCTCTTACAAGCACCAGAGCTTCTCATTCTCGATGAGCCGACCAACCACCTTGACATCGATACGCTCGCTTGGCTCGAAAGTTACCTCGGTGGTTATCGTGGTGCCGTCCTAATCGTCTCGCACGACCGGTACTTCCTCGACCAAGTCGTCAATGTCGTCTATGAATTGTCACGCAATGTCTGTCGTAAGTTCACGGGGAACTACACGAAGTACTTGGAGCAAAAAGCGGTCTTGTACGATCAGGAAATGAAGCAGTTCGAGCAGCAGCAAGAAGAGATCGCGAAGATGCAGGACTTCATTCAACGCAACATCGCCCGGGCGACGACGACAAAACGTGCCCAAAGTGTCCGGAAACGGCTCGAGAAGGTCGACCGACTCGACCGACCAGATGGGGATGAACGTAGCACGGTCCTGTCCTTCCCAATTGAAAAACAGAGCGGGAACGATGTTCTTCAAGTCAATCAACTGGCGATCGGTTACGAAGAAGCTGTCTCAAAAGACATCACGTTCCGCTTGCAACGCGGCGAATCACTGGCACTCGTCGGACCAAACGGAATCGGAAAGTCGACGCTCTTGAAAGTTCTCGTCGGTCGCTTACGCCCCCTATTCGGTGATTTCCGATTCGGAACCGGCGTCTCGATCGGCTATTACGATCAAGAGCAGGCGGAACTCAATGACCGGAACCGTGTCATCGATGAGATTTGGAACGAATGGCCATTGATGCGTGAACAAGAAGTCCGTTCTGTCCTCGGACAATTCTTGTTTAGCGGCGACGACGTCTTCAAAATTGTCCATGAATTATCCGGTGGCGAACGCGGACGTCTCGCGCTCGCAAAACTGAAACTACGGAAGACGAACGTCCTCGTCCTCGATGAGCCGACGAACCACTTGGATCTGGATTCGAAGATGGTCCTTGAGAACGCTCTCGTCGACTATGAAGGTACGCTACTCTTCGTCTCCCATGACCGGTACTTCATCGATCGGATCGCGACACGCGTCATCGAGATGAGTGAAGCTGGTGTGACAGAATACCTCGGCGATTATTCGTACTACACAGAGAAGAAGGCTGAACAAGAAGAAATCGCTCGCCTTGAAGCCGAAGAGGCAAAAGCGGCAAAAGTCACGGCATCGAAGACGATCGACAAAGAAGCACAGAAAGAAGAAAAAAAACGCCGTCAGCAAATCGAACAACTCGAACAAGATATTGAACGGCTCGAACAGCGTTCAGCGGAAATCGAACAGTTGCTTTGCGAACCGGAAGTCTTTAATGATATTCCAAAAGCGACAGCGTTATCTGCGGAACGGGACCAGATCGATGTCGATCTACTCGAATTGATGGAACGATGGGAGAACCAACACTGA
- a CDS encoding flavin reductase family protein, translated as MKFEASTLSAKDNYKLLIGSIIPRPIAFVTTQGEDGTVNAAPFSFFTVASSSPPQLVIAVQRTDQGQKDTARNILAKQSYVIHIVSEEIVDAVNETAAPLAYGESELERTDLTLVDSDAIEVPGIAEAKIRFEMRLTQHVELEGADLLIGEVLRYHVADELVESFRIDAAGLKAVARLAGNDYATIGKTFTIARPTK; from the coding sequence ATGAAGTTCGAGGCATCAACGCTTAGCGCAAAAGACAATTATAAATTACTGATCGGAAGCATCATTCCGCGTCCGATTGCTTTCGTGACAACGCAAGGAGAGGACGGGACGGTCAACGCCGCACCGTTTTCCTTCTTTACGGTCGCTTCAAGCAGTCCGCCGCAACTGGTGATCGCCGTACAACGGACGGATCAGGGGCAGAAGGATACGGCACGTAACATCTTAGCGAAACAAAGTTATGTCATCCATATCGTCAGCGAAGAGATCGTCGACGCAGTCAATGAGACAGCAGCGCCACTTGCTTACGGTGAAAGTGAGCTTGAGCGGACGGATTTGACGCTCGTCGATAGTGACGCGATCGAAGTACCCGGAATCGCCGAAGCGAAAATCCGCTTCGAGATGCGCTTGACGCAACACGTCGAGCTAGAAGGTGCCGATCTTCTGATTGGGGAAGTACTGCGTTATCACGTCGCGGATGAACTCGTCGAGTCGTTCCGGATTGACGCAGCAGGCTTGAAGGCTGTCGCTCGTTTAGCAGGGAATGATTATGCGACGATCGGGAAGACGTTTACGATTGCCCGACCGACAAAATGA
- a CDS encoding DoxX family protein — protein MMDTGLLIIRLIIGLTFAAHGTQKLFGWFGGHGIAGTGGWFESIGMKPGKALAITAGLAELIGGLLFAGGVFLWIAALLIIGSMLVAIVKVHGANGYWVTQNGYEYNMALIVIALGVAMIGAGDYSLAALIG, from the coding sequence ATGATGGATACAGGACTTTTAATCATTCGTTTAATCATCGGCTTAACGTTCGCTGCACACGGGACACAAAAATTATTTGGTTGGTTCGGCGGACACGGGATCGCTGGAACAGGCGGCTGGTTCGAATCAATAGGCATGAAGCCAGGGAAGGCACTCGCGATTACAGCAGGTCTTGCTGAATTGATCGGCGGCTTGTTGTTCGCAGGCGGTGTATTCCTCTGGATCGCAGCGCTCCTCATCATCGGATCGATGCTTGTCGCGATCGTTAAAGTACACGGTGCGAATGGTTACTGGGTGACGCAGAACGGGTACGAATACAACATGGCATTGATCGTCATCGCCCTTGGTGTAGCGATGATCGGTGCTGGAGACTATTCACTCGCTGCACTCATCGGGTGA
- a CDS encoding winged helix-turn-helix transcriptional regulator codes for MEEVAIQPALCPKVEHAFEILGKKWTGLILRHLLTKTCRFNEIQDAIPELSGRMLTERMKELEAEGIVIRTVIPDRPIKIQYSLTDKGRQLEPVIRSIEEWAELQD; via the coding sequence ATGGAAGAAGTCGCAATCCAACCGGCTCTTTGTCCCAAAGTCGAACATGCCTTTGAAATCTTAGGTAAGAAATGGACGGGTCTGATCTTACGTCACTTGTTGACGAAGACATGTCGTTTCAATGAGATTCAAGATGCCATCCCCGAATTATCAGGTCGTATGCTCACGGAACGTATGAAGGAGCTCGAAGCGGAAGGCATCGTCATCCGGACTGTCATTCCCGATCGTCCGATTAAGATTCAATACAGTTTGACCGACAAAGGGCGCCAACTCGAACCGGTCATTCGTTCCATTGAGGAATGGGCCGAACTACAAGACTAA
- a CDS encoding flavodoxin: MHIAIGFVSMSGNTEDIVSLIQHELEQHDVDVTITELDQFVGEDLSRFDGLLLGSYTWGDGDLPYEAEDFVEELREQSLDGIPAAAFGSGDLDYPKYCAAVDLIEDALKEAGATLVTDGLKIEFDPNTPEKQAACRAFAQTFHRFLQQVHA; encoded by the coding sequence ATGCATATCGCGATTGGATTCGTCAGCATGTCCGGTAATACGGAAGATATCGTCTCGCTCATTCAACATGAACTCGAGCAACACGATGTCGACGTGACGATCACGGAACTAGATCAATTCGTCGGGGAGGACTTATCACGTTTTGATGGTCTATTACTCGGCTCATATACATGGGGAGACGGTGATTTACCGTATGAAGCAGAAGATTTTGTCGAGGAGCTCCGGGAACAATCCTTAGACGGGATACCGGCGGCTGCTTTTGGTTCGGGGGATCTTGATTATCCGAAGTACTGCGCAGCCGTTGATTTGATTGAAGACGCATTAAAAGAAGCTGGGGCGACCCTCGTAACGGATGGCTTGAAGATTGAGTTTGATCCGAATACCCCGGAGAAACAAGCCGCTTGTCGTGCGTTCGCGCAAACGTTTCATCGCTTTTTACAACAGGTTCATGCTTGA
- a CDS encoding haloacid dehalogenase type II, which translates to MTIQALVFDVYGTLFDVHSVKEQAEVLYPDHGEAISKRWREKQLEYSFLRQLNGQYVPFSQVTQDALRYTLLELKIHVTEEQITTLMETYLTLDVYPEVSSVLETMADKHLVVFSNGSHDMLDPLIEQSGLADRFEHLVSVDDIKQYKPAPASYMHALNTLGLKREEILFMSSNGWDITGAKSFGFKTAWINRNGLPVEELNLDPDRIYDDLTGITEWQ; encoded by the coding sequence ATGACGATTCAAGCACTCGTCTTTGACGTCTACGGTACATTATTCGATGTCCATTCCGTCAAAGAACAAGCCGAAGTGCTTTATCCGGATCACGGAGAAGCGATCAGCAAACGCTGGCGGGAGAAACAACTGGAGTACTCTTTCCTCCGGCAATTGAACGGACAGTATGTGCCGTTCAGCCAAGTGACACAAGATGCCCTCCGCTATACGTTACTTGAACTAAAGATCCATGTGACCGAGGAACAAATCACGACCTTAATGGAGACGTACCTGACGCTTGATGTATATCCTGAAGTCAGCTCCGTTCTCGAGACGATGGCGGACAAGCATCTGGTCGTCTTCTCGAATGGTTCCCATGATATGCTCGATCCGCTGATTGAGCAGTCAGGCTTAGCCGATCGGTTCGAACATCTCGTCAGTGTCGATGATATCAAACAGTATAAGCCAGCACCTGCATCCTATATGCATGCCTTAAACACGCTCGGTCTAAAACGCGAGGAGATCCTCTTCATGTCCTCGAACGGTTGGGATATCACCGGGGCGAAGAGTTTCGGCTTCAAAACGGCATGGATCAATCGAAATGGACTTCCGGTCGAGGAATTGAATCTCGATCCCGATCGCATCTATGATGACTTGACGGGTATCACTGAATGGCAATGA